The proteins below come from a single Methyloprofundus sedimenti genomic window:
- a CDS encoding copper-transporting P-type ATPase: MKTSQTKSSTQDQPSGIYTCPMHSEIRQPEPGNCPKCGMTLERLPTSDNSKTTEYVCPMHSDIVRTEPGNCPKCGMTLEPRDVSAESQESHELTNMSRRFWLSLLLSLPVFILAMGHDWVKPLLAETISSFELQLIEFVLATPVVLWAGWPFFQRGWQSLVKRSLNMFTLISIGIGVAWVYSVVATFIPDLFPLTVRNPDGTVAVYFEAAAVITTLVLLGQVLELRARSQTSQAIKLLLQLAPKTARLVNTNGEEVDIPLEQVQPGNILRIRPGEKVPVDGVVQEGHSTIDESMVTGEPIPVEKNVGDHLIGATINSTGSLLMCAEKVGSETLLARIVKMVSEAQRSRAPIQKLVDVVAAYFVPTVIIIALLTLISWWLWGPEPRFAHAIINAVAVLIIACPCALGLATPMSIMVGTGRGAQVGVLIKNAEALEIMEKIDTLVVDKTGTLTEGKPQLMETIANHSFSAQDILRFAASLEKASEHPLAAIVKGAKDKGLDLIPVEKFASVTGQGVKGTVNQHSIALGNSRLMEMEHIDITALQAKTETLSQEGQTVMFIAVDGKLGGLISVADPIKQSTAEALKALHAAGIKVVMLTGDNQITAHAVAKKLNIDRVEAEVLPEQKAALVKQLQDEGAIVAMAGDGINDAPALAQAHVGIAMGTGTDVAMESAGVTLVKGDLRGIVRAQQLSRATMKNIRQNLFFAFVYNALGVPVAAGILYPFFGILLSPMIAAAAMSFSSVSVILNALRLRKLSL; this comes from the coding sequence ATGAAAACATCACAAACAAAATCAAGTACTCAAGATCAGCCCTCAGGTATTTATACCTGCCCTATGCATTCTGAAATACGTCAACCCGAACCGGGAAACTGTCCAAAATGCGGAATGACACTGGAACGACTACCCACATCAGATAATTCCAAAACGACCGAGTATGTTTGTCCCATGCATTCAGATATTGTGCGTACCGAACCCGGTAATTGTCCCAAGTGTGGCATGACTTTAGAACCTAGAGATGTTTCCGCAGAAAGCCAGGAAAGTCATGAACTGACAAATATGAGCCGACGATTTTGGCTAAGTTTACTACTGTCATTACCTGTCTTTATTCTTGCTATGGGACATGACTGGGTTAAACCATTACTTGCTGAAACTATCTCCTCCTTTGAACTGCAACTTATCGAATTCGTCCTAGCCACGCCCGTGGTTTTATGGGCTGGCTGGCCATTTTTTCAACGCGGCTGGCAATCTCTGGTTAAGCGCAGCTTAAACATGTTCACCCTGATATCCATAGGCATAGGCGTAGCCTGGGTTTACAGCGTGGTGGCCACATTTATACCTGATTTATTTCCGCTAACAGTACGCAATCCAGACGGTACGGTTGCTGTGTATTTTGAAGCGGCTGCGGTTATTACTACATTAGTGCTGCTGGGACAGGTTTTAGAGCTACGCGCACGCAGCCAAACCAGTCAGGCCATTAAGCTGCTATTACAACTGGCGCCAAAAACAGCGCGTTTAGTTAATACCAATGGCGAGGAAGTCGATATTCCGCTGGAACAGGTGCAGCCAGGCAATATCTTACGCATCCGACCAGGTGAAAAAGTACCTGTTGACGGCGTAGTGCAGGAAGGTCATAGCACTATCGATGAATCCATGGTCACAGGTGAACCCATTCCAGTAGAAAAAAATGTCGGCGATCACTTGATAGGCGCAACGATTAACAGCACCGGCAGTCTCTTGATGTGTGCCGAAAAAGTAGGCAGCGAAACTCTGTTAGCGCGTATCGTAAAAATGGTCAGCGAAGCACAACGCAGTCGAGCACCCATCCAAAAACTAGTCGATGTTGTGGCCGCATACTTTGTACCCACAGTCATAATTATCGCTTTGCTAACCTTAATCAGCTGGTGGTTATGGGGGCCTGAGCCCCGTTTTGCTCATGCTATCATCAACGCCGTCGCCGTTTTGATTATCGCCTGCCCATGTGCGCTAGGGCTTGCTACGCCAATGTCGATTATGGTGGGTACTGGACGTGGTGCTCAGGTGGGTGTTTTGATTAAAAATGCCGAAGCACTGGAGATCATGGAAAAAATTGATACGCTGGTCGTTGATAAAACCGGTACGCTAACAGAAGGTAAACCGCAACTGATGGAAACGATTGCTAATCACTCTTTTTCTGCACAAGACATACTGCGTTTTGCAGCAAGCCTGGAAAAAGCGAGCGAACACCCTCTAGCCGCCATTGTCAAAGGAGCCAAAGATAAAGGTCTTGATCTGATTCCAGTAGAAAAATTTGCTTCAGTGACAGGGCAAGGCGTTAAAGGCACTGTTAATCAACACTCTATTGCGCTGGGTAATAGTCGATTGATGGAAATGGAACACATTGACATCACAGCACTACAGGCAAAAACCGAAACCTTGAGCCAGGAAGGCCAGACCGTGATGTTTATCGCCGTAGACGGCAAACTTGGTGGCCTTATCAGTGTCGCTGATCCTATCAAACAGTCAACAGCCGAAGCACTTAAAGCCCTACATGCGGCAGGTATTAAAGTGGTTATGCTGACCGGAGATAATCAGATCACAGCCCATGCTGTCGCCAAAAAACTGAACATAGATCGAGTTGAAGCCGAAGTATTACCGGAACAGAAAGCAGCATTGGTCAAGCAATTACAGGATGAAGGTGCCATCGTCGCCATGGCCGGAGACGGTATTAATGATGCCCCGGCACTCGCTCAGGCGCATGTTGGTATTGCCATGGGGACAGGCACCGATGTTGCGATGGAAAGCGCGGGAGTCACATTGGTTAAGGGTGACCTACGCGGTATTGTCCGTGCCCAGCAATTAAGCCGGGCGACCATGAAAAATATCCGGCAAAACCTGTTTTTCGCCTTTGTCTACAATGCTTTGGGAGTTCCTGTAGCCGCAGGCATACTGTACCCGTTCTTTGGTATCTTGCTTTCTCCGATGATTGCCGCCGCAGCAATGAGCTTCAGCTCGGTTTCAGTTATTCTAAATGCATTACGACTTCGGAAGTTATCACTTTAA
- a CDS encoding YqaA family protein: protein MFQKLYDQAILWSKHRHATKYLAALSFAESSFFPVPPDVMLAPMVLAQRDKALRLALITTIASVIGGMLGYSIGFFAFDLIQPWLEGSHYWTKYQLAEQWFKDWGFWAVFVAGFSPIPYKVFTIAAGALSMMFLPFVLASFIGRGGRFFLIALLLAWGGERFANKLRQYINIIGWGVVVLVVVGVGVYKFLAPA, encoded by the coding sequence ATGTTCCAAAAACTTTACGATCAGGCTATACTATGGTCTAAACACCGTCATGCAACGAAATACCTGGCAGCTTTAAGTTTTGCTGAGTCTTCTTTTTTTCCTGTTCCTCCTGATGTGATGTTGGCTCCGATGGTATTAGCTCAACGCGATAAGGCCTTGCGATTAGCGCTTATTACTACTATCGCTTCAGTGATAGGCGGGATGTTAGGCTATTCGATTGGCTTTTTTGCTTTTGATCTGATTCAGCCATGGCTGGAAGGATCGCATTATTGGACCAAGTATCAACTCGCAGAGCAATGGTTTAAAGACTGGGGTTTTTGGGCTGTTTTTGTCGCGGGTTTTTCGCCTATACCGTATAAAGTTTTTACCATTGCCGCCGGCGCTTTATCCATGATGTTTTTGCCTTTTGTGTTAGCGTCTTTTATAGGGCGTGGTGGACGTTTCTTTCTGATTGCTCTTTTATTGGCCTGGGGAGGAGAGCGCTTTGCAAACAAACTGCGTCAATATATAAATATTATTGGTTGGGGTGTTGTGGTGTTAGTAGTTGTTGGTGTGGGTGTTTATAAATTTTTAGCTCCTGCATAA
- a CDS encoding PA4780 family RIO1-like protein kinase, with protein MKTPKSLESLVLDGFIDEVIHPLKSGKEAAVYVVLSEGEVRCAKVYKTANKRSFHNQATYQEGRKVRNSRQARAMEKKSQFGRKQQEEVWQNAEVDALYQLAAAGVRVPQPYNFVEGVLLMELVTDEHGAAAPRLNDLELSREQALVYHDLLIKEVVRMLCAGLVHGDLSEFNILIDAHGPVIIDLPQAVDAAANNNAARMLERDVNNLATYFGRFAPELLATSYAKEIWKIYASGNLTPDTKLSGHFKGSNKRADVQSILQEINDARDEAIKRKYEHVES; from the coding sequence ATGAAAACACCCAAAAGTCTTGAATCACTGGTTCTTGATGGTTTTATCGATGAAGTGATCCACCCTCTAAAAAGCGGGAAGGAAGCCGCTGTTTATGTTGTACTCTCTGAAGGTGAAGTTCGCTGTGCAAAAGTTTATAAAACAGCAAACAAACGCAGTTTCCATAATCAGGCCACGTATCAAGAAGGACGCAAAGTCAGAAATAGTCGCCAGGCTCGTGCGATGGAAAAGAAAAGTCAGTTCGGGCGTAAGCAGCAGGAAGAAGTCTGGCAAAATGCCGAAGTCGATGCTTTATATCAACTTGCAGCTGCTGGTGTGCGCGTTCCGCAGCCCTATAACTTCGTTGAAGGCGTATTACTAATGGAGTTGGTCACGGATGAACACGGAGCCGCTGCGCCTAGGCTTAACGATCTTGAATTAAGCCGCGAGCAAGCTCTGGTATATCATGACCTGCTGATTAAAGAGGTCGTTAGAATGCTCTGTGCCGGGCTGGTTCACGGCGACCTTTCTGAATTCAATATCCTTATTGACGCGCATGGGCCTGTAATTATCGATCTGCCACAGGCTGTAGATGCAGCAGCGAATAATAATGCCGCCAGAATGCTGGAACGAGATGTCAACAACCTGGCTACCTACTTTGGACGTTTTGCGCCAGAACTGCTTGCAACCAGCTACGCTAAAGAAATCTGGAAAATCTACGCGAGCGGCAATTTAACACCTGATACCAAACTATCAGGCCATTTCAAGGGTAGTAACAAACGGGCTGATGTACAAAGTATCCTGCAGGAAATCAATGATGCACGGGATGAAGCGATAAAACGTAAGTACGAACACGTCGAATCATAA
- a CDS encoding DUF5710 domain-containing protein — protein MLNSKIYLNVPYAEKEAAKALGAKWDAAKKKWYAPADKDITLFAKWQTESPSSTSCPKKPKSSASGSNILLGVTTHAQDKNFVAYNGDEPPWD, from the coding sequence ATGTTAAACTCTAAAATATATCTCAATGTTCCTTATGCAGAAAAAGAGGCAGCTAAAGCGCTCGGTGCAAAATGGGATGCCGCAAAGAAAAAATGGTATGCACCAGCAGATAAGGACATAACGCTTTTTGCCAAATGGCAAACTGAATCCCCCTCTTCAACATCATGCCCTAAAAAACCGAAATCTAGTGCCTCTGGCAGCAATATACTTCTGGGCGTCACCACACATGCGCAAGATAAAAACTTTGTTGCCTATAACGGTGATGAGCCGCCGTGGGATTAA
- a CDS encoding YgjP-like metallopeptidase domain-containing protein: protein MNTLKYLKGYPAAVKDQIQILISNDKLAEYLLKKYPVAHDISSNKALYIYVVDLKNQFIRKSDSLSKVVYDDKLDVLHQALGLHSFVARVQGSKLKTKNEIRIGSVFKKVPIEFLRMIVVHELAHIKEKQHNKAFYKLCQHMEQNYHQLEFDMRLYLTYLDMTGKLY, encoded by the coding sequence ATGAACACTTTAAAATACTTAAAGGGTTATCCTGCTGCAGTAAAAGATCAAATACAGATATTGATCAGCAATGATAAATTAGCGGAGTACCTGTTAAAAAAATACCCGGTTGCACATGATATCAGTAGCAATAAAGCGCTTTATATCTATGTCGTGGATTTAAAAAATCAATTTATACGCAAATCCGATTCGCTGAGTAAAGTGGTTTACGATGATAAACTCGATGTATTGCATCAAGCACTTGGCTTGCATTCTTTTGTCGCCAGAGTTCAGGGTAGTAAATTAAAAACCAAAAATGAAATTCGCATAGGCTCAGTATTTAAAAAAGTGCCCATTGAATTTCTCAGAATGATCGTTGTCCATGAATTGGCGCATATCAAGGAGAAACAGCACAACAAGGCATTCTATAAATTATGCCAACATATGGAGCAAAACTATCACCAGCTTGAATTTGATATGCGCCTCTATCTGACCTATCTTGATATGACTGGAAAGCTATACTGA